One genomic region from Neoarius graeffei isolate fNeoGra1 chromosome 4, fNeoGra1.pri, whole genome shotgun sequence encodes:
- the oser1 gene encoding oxidative stress-responsive serine-rich protein 1: MTRRSKSLKSGVLKTSEALSGTTMDTVNMGEKDCEEETLQTAFKKLRVDAESSVAAVHVSEALTSRAGTRTNTDGAKPKITSPKENWHGCSRKSSRGLARNQRRRRSKSPILHPPKFTYCSSKMQFKHKSTTEREDASTCLLFPAKKDLLSSHTPSPIFGSMGCDSSIALESKISPLNRVAPFGNEGSLENEKTNISLGEAQVQAADFKSLCQLQENGVCQCTSWQGMEVYSFTGLRDVISECERNLPISLDAAQNTRTVNASSMSSSLRSCSEQARVYVDDITIEDLSGYMEYYLYIPKKMSHMAEMMYT, translated from the exons ATGACCAGGCGTTCAAAAAGCCTCAAGTCTGGAGTCCTTAAAAC TTCTGAGGCCCTGTCAGGCACCACCATGGACACTGTGAATATGGGAGAGAAAGACTGTGAGGAGGAAACACTACAGACTGCCTTCAAAAAACTACGTGTAGATGCTGAAAG CTCTGTGGCTGCAGTGCATGTGAGCGAGGCTTTGACATCCAGAGCCGGAACCAGAACCAACACAGATGGAGCAAAACCCAAAATTACTTCCCCTAAAGAGAATTGGCATGG ATGCAGCCGAAAGTCCTCCAGGGGCTTGGCAAGAAACCAGAGACGGAGAAGGTCCAAGTCTCCCATCTTGCACCCACCAAAATTCACCTACTGTAGTTCTAAAATGCAATTCAAACACAAGAGCACCACAGAGCGTGAGGATGCCAGCACCTGCCTGCTTTTTCCTGCTAAGAAGGATCTTTTGTCCTCCCATACCCCTTCACCTATCTTTGGTTCCATGGGTTGTGACTCCAGTATTGCTTTGGAAAGCAAGATTTCCCCTCTGAACAGAGTGGCACCATTTGGCAATGAGGGCAGCTTGGAGAACGAAAAGACCAACATTTCTTTGGGGGAGGCTCAAGTTCAAGCAGCTGACTTTAAATCTCTTTGTCAGCTTCAGGAGAATGGTGTGTGCCAGTGCACCAGCTGGCAGGGCATGGAGGTCTACTCATTCACTGGCCTACGTGATGTCATTTCTGAATGTGAAAGGAACCTGCCTATCTCTTTAGATGCAGCTCAGAACACCAGAACAGTAAATGCATCATCAATGTCCAGCTCACTGCGATCCTGCTCAGAACAGGCGCGTGTGTATGTGGATGACATCACAATAGAAGATCTCTCAGGCTACATGGAGTATTACCTCTACATCCCTAAAAAGATGTCACACATGGCTGAAATGATGTACACTTAA